Proteins from a genomic interval of Clostridium sp. 'deep sea':
- a CDS encoding methyltransferase, with protein sequence MRLFPNNSFGLLNIWWYLLLYGVISVLVMINIPKDKRKKLLTFPKYNKDRKISIWGFISFAFGKGLITYTIFSPIHPFSLYFYVGTSIYLIGLFLSVYAMWIFSKAELSQPVTNGLYKISRHPIQVMNFIMWLGIAIVSETWIMIICAISFAIFSYPSLKAQEKNCIDQYGDNYYEYMKKTPRYLLF encoded by the coding sequence ATGAGATTATTTCCAAATAACTCATTCGGATTATTAAATATTTGGTGGTATTTATTATTGTATGGAGTAATAAGTGTTTTAGTTATGATAAATATCCCAAAAGATAAAAGAAAAAAGCTCCTAACATTTCCTAAGTATAATAAAGATAGAAAAATATCTATTTGGGGTTTTATATCATTTGCTTTTGGAAAAGGCCTAATCACTTACACAATTTTTTCACCGATACATCCATTTTCATTATATTTTTATGTTGGAACAAGTATTTATCTTATAGGATTATTTTTATCAGTTTATGCAATGTGGATTTTTTCAAAAGCAGAGCTATCACAACCAGTTACAAATGGATTATATAAAATATCAAGACACCCAATACAAGTAATGAACTTTATAATGTGGCTTGGAATTGCTATTGTTTCAGAAACATGGATAATGATTATATGTGCAATTTCTTTTGCTATATTTTCATACCCTTCACTAAAAGCGCAGGAAAAGAACTGTATAGACCAATACGGTGATAATTATTATGAGTATATGAAGAAAACTCCAAGATATTTACTCTTTTAA
- a CDS encoding transposase: MGKKRYFTPEFKQDAVDYYQSSGKTKTEVARELKVGLTTLHEWIAKAEKNNGAVVHRGSGNYSTDAEKEIARLKKELRDHKDALEILKKAIGILNK, translated from the coding sequence ATGGGGAAAAAGAGATATTTCACACCAGAGTTCAAGCAAGATGCAGTTGACTATTATCAATCATCAGGAAAAACAAAGACAGAGGTAGCAAGAGAACTTAAAGTAGGATTAACAACATTACATGAATGGATAGCAAAAGCAGAGAAAAATAATGGAGCTGTAGTGCATAGAGGGTCGGGGAACTATAGCACAGATGCTGAAAAAGAGATAGCAAGACTAAAAAAAGAATTAAGAGACCATAAGGATGCCTTAGAAATACTAAAAAAGGCTATAGGCATACTGAACAAGTAA
- a CDS encoding IS3 family transposase encodes MYTQTFETSKKRKISVSGVLRLLSVSTSGYYSWKNRTPSKQAERKKKITEEIVQIYNESKQIYGAPKITTILNARGYKIAEKTVGNYMREAGIKAIWVSSYIKTTIDPDFDSKLKNILARQFNPSRPNSVWVTDITYVYTIEGFAYLISIMDLFSRKIIGWHISNSLCTSGVIKAIQKAKISRKIDEPVIIHSDRGCQYISDAYIAETPSSSFIRSYSAKATPWDNACIESFHALIKREWLNRFVIKHINHAHKLVFEYIECFYNTTRIHSHCNMMSPHDFENNIAI; translated from the coding sequence ATATACACTCAAACATTTGAGACATCAAAGAAACGCAAGATTTCAGTTAGCGGTGTGCTTAGATTACTAAGCGTTTCAACCTCTGGTTATTATAGTTGGAAAAACAGAACTCCTTCAAAACAAGCAGAGAGAAAAAAGAAGATCACTGAAGAAATTGTACAAATATACAATGAGAGCAAACAGATATATGGAGCTCCAAAGATAACTACTATACTTAATGCTAGAGGTTATAAGATAGCTGAAAAGACGGTAGGTAATTATATGAGAGAAGCAGGGATAAAAGCTATATGGGTAAGTTCATATATAAAAACGACAATTGACCCTGACTTTGATTCTAAACTAAAGAATATTTTAGCTAGGCAATTTAACCCTAGTAGGCCTAATTCAGTTTGGGTTACAGATATAACATATGTATATACAATTGAAGGATTTGCTTATTTAATATCTATAATGGACTTATTTTCACGTAAAATAATTGGATGGCATATATCTAATAGCTTATGTACATCTGGTGTTATTAAAGCAATTCAAAAAGCCAAAATTAGCCGTAAGATTGATGAACCAGTAATTATTCATAGTGACCGTGGATGCCAATATATTTCTGATGCTTACATTGCTGAAACTCCATCAAGTAGCTTTATACGCAGCTATTCTGCAAAAGCCACCCCTTGGGATAATGCATGTATAGAATCTTTTCATGCCCTTATTAAAAGAGAGTGGCTTAATAGATTTGTTATTAAGCATATTAACCATGCTCACAAATTAGTTTTCGAGTATATAGAGTGCTTTTATAATACTACTAGAATTCACAGCCATTGCAATATGATGTCACCACATGACTTTGAAAATAATATAGCTATCTAA
- a CDS encoding RNA-binding domain-containing protein yields the protein MKLYESETVELKEIYTPDLKKEVIAFANANGGIIYIGVQDSGEIIGVDNADFVMQQISNSLRDSIRPDVSMFTKIELLQEENKFFVKLTVSQGTKKPYYLSDKGLKPTGVYVRSGTTSAPVTEDAIRMMIKMTDGDSFEVNRSLVQELTFNRLNEEMQKRDLEFTEVQMKYLGIFSSDDIYTNMGLLVSDQCKHSIKFAIFQGTDKLVFKDRKEFTGSLFAQLTDAYKAIDFYNGTKATFHDLLRTDERDYPEDAVREALLNAIVHRDYSFSGSTFINLYSDRLEIISIGGLVFGLSLEAAMLGVSQPRNEKLASLFYRMKLIEAYGTGLSKIISCYKGLPVQPKFEIVEGAFRVVLPNMHAQVLSEEHRRYFPIVRLFESKKEITRSDIEEDLGIGTTHAINMLKEMQEKELITKIGSGRMTRYVMK from the coding sequence ATGAAATTATATGAAAGTGAAACAGTTGAATTAAAAGAAATCTATACACCTGATTTAAAAAAAGAAGTTATCGCCTTTGCAAATGCAAACGGTGGCATAATATATATTGGCGTACAAGATAGTGGAGAAATTATAGGTGTTGATAACGCTGACTTTGTAATGCAACAAATTTCTAATTCTTTAAGAGATAGTATTAGACCTGATGTTTCTATGTTTACTAAAATTGAGTTGCTTCAAGAAGAGAATAAGTTTTTTGTTAAACTAACTGTTAGTCAAGGCACAAAAAAGCCTTATTACCTATCAGATAAAGGACTTAAACCAACAGGTGTATATGTTAGAAGTGGAACTACATCTGCTCCAGTAACAGAAGATGCTATCCGTATGATGATAAAAATGACAGATGGAGATTCCTTTGAGGTAAATCGTTCTCTAGTTCAAGAGTTGACTTTTAATAGATTAAATGAAGAAATGCAAAAAAGAGATTTAGAATTTACTGAAGTTCAAATGAAATATTTAGGCATTTTTTCTTCTGATGATATTTACACAAATATGGGGTTACTTGTTTCAGACCAGTGTAAACACTCTATCAAATTTGCAATTTTCCAAGGCACAGACAAGCTAGTGTTTAAGGATAGAAAAGAGTTTACAGGTTCTCTATTTGCTCAACTTACGGATGCCTATAAAGCCATTGACTTTTATAATGGTACAAAAGCGACCTTCCATGATTTATTACGCACAGATGAGAGAGATTATCCAGAAGACGCTGTTCGTGAAGCATTACTTAATGCCATTGTTCACAGGGACTATTCTTTTAGTGGTAGCACATTTATAAACCTTTACTCTGACCGGCTAGAAATTATCTCTATAGGTGGGCTGGTATTTGGGTTATCATTAGAGGCAGCTATGCTGGGAGTATCTCAACCAAGAAATGAAAAATTAGCAAGCCTATTTTATCGAATGAAACTAATTGAAGCATATGGAACCGGTCTTAGTAAGATAATCAGCTGCTATAAAGGTTTACCTGTACAACCTAAATTTGAAATTGTTGAAGGTGCCTTTAGAGTAGTTCTTCCTAATATGCATGCTCAAGTGTTAAGTGAAGAACATAGGAGGTACTTTCCAATAGTTAGACTGTTTGAAAGTAAAAAAGAAATTACTCGTTCTGATATTGAAGAGGACTTAGGAATTGGTACAACACATGCAATTAATATGCTAAAAGAAATGCAAGAAAAAGAGCTAATTACAAAAATAGGTAGTGGTAGGATGACGAGATATGTAATGAAGTAA
- a CDS encoding glutamate mutase L translates to MSSFLITNVGSTTTKAILIEKKDDEYRLVNRAESPTTVEQPFEDVTIGVKNSISKLSKILNRELLASSNKITADNIDYYTSSSAGGGLQVLVIGLYSKVTAASARKAALGAGAILLDVISTDDDRPIYDVIDSIRNSRPDMILLTGGIDGGSIEYALEFADIINSSNPKPRFGDDVKLPIIYAGNIDAADYVRDTLADDFDLHIVPNLRPTLNRENLAPARNQIHELFLSHVMKQAPGYGKLSKSTKASIMPTPKAVGAIITKLAEQQGLNILGMDIGGATTDVFSVLNNEFYRTVSANMGMSYSIGNVFEICGFKKIKQWLPFDISKTELADRIATKMLFPTTLPVSLIEIMVEQAVAREALRTSIQHHSELITALPKRKTVLQEILSTQEERVAEFIHNESLLDMNTIGLVIGSGGVLSHAPRRQQAAMMLMDSCNLMGVTKLAVDSIFMMPHLGVLSQHYPKIALNILMKDCFIPLGTVVTGDGDSAINKQVLRISGLLGSKSLVEDVFAGELKFYDLGVNETAKLTLVPASNIDIGSGMGKSITIEVQGGRAGFIVDMRKTINTDNITEEQLKQWLTQSGSFTSKEIESISN, encoded by the coding sequence TTGTCATCATTTTTAATTACAAACGTAGGTAGTACTACTACAAAAGCAATTCTAATAGAGAAAAAAGACGATGAGTATAGATTAGTAAATAGAGCAGAATCACCAACTACAGTTGAGCAACCCTTTGAAGATGTTACTATAGGTGTGAAAAATTCTATAAGTAAATTAAGTAAAATACTCAATAGAGAGTTATTGGCTAGTAGCAATAAAATTACTGCAGATAATATTGATTATTATACCTCTAGCAGTGCGGGGGGTGGTCTACAAGTATTAGTAATTGGCTTGTATAGTAAGGTAACAGCAGCTAGTGCCAGAAAAGCAGCTCTTGGAGCAGGGGCAATTTTACTTGATGTAATTTCAACTGATGATGACCGACCAATATATGATGTAATTGATTCAATTCGCAATTCTCGTCCGGATATGATTTTACTAACTGGAGGTATTGATGGTGGAAGTATAGAATACGCATTAGAGTTTGCGGATATTATTAATTCTTCTAATCCTAAACCAAGATTTGGAGATGATGTTAAACTTCCTATTATTTATGCAGGCAATATAGATGCTGCAGATTATGTTAGAGATACTTTAGCTGATGATTTTGATTTACATATTGTACCTAATCTTAGACCCACCTTAAATCGCGAGAATTTGGCACCTGCTCGTAACCAAATACATGAGCTATTTCTTAGCCATGTTATGAAGCAAGCACCAGGATATGGTAAGTTAAGCAAAAGTACTAAAGCATCTATTATGCCAACCCCTAAGGCTGTAGGAGCTATCATTACTAAATTAGCAGAACAGCAGGGTCTAAATATTTTAGGTATGGATATTGGTGGTGCTACAACAGATGTTTTTTCAGTGTTAAATAATGAATTTTATCGCACAGTAAGTGCTAATATGGGCATGTCTTATAGCATTGGTAATGTTTTTGAAATATGTGGTTTTAAAAAAATTAAACAATGGTTGCCTTTTGATATTAGTAAAACTGAGTTAGCCGATAGGATTGCCACAAAAATGCTCTTTCCAACAACATTACCTGTGTCTCTTATAGAAATAATGGTTGAACAAGCCGTTGCTAGAGAAGCATTAAGAACTTCTATACAACATCACAGTGAGTTAATTACTGCATTGCCTAAACGAAAGACAGTGTTACAAGAAATTCTATCAACACAGGAAGAAAGAGTAGCTGAGTTTATACATAATGAAAGTTTGTTAGACATGAATACAATTGGCTTGGTTATAGGTAGTGGAGGAGTTTTATCTCATGCTCCTAGAAGACAGCAAGCTGCTATGATGTTAATGGATAGTTGTAATCTTATGGGAGTAACTAAGTTAGCTGTTGATAGTATATTTATGATGCCCCATTTAGGTGTTCTATCGCAACACTATCCTAAAATAGCTTTAAATATTTTGATGAAGGACTGTTTTATTCCTTTAGGTACTGTAGTAACAGGCGATGGTGATAGTGCTATAAACAAACAGGTTTTAAGAATCAGTGGTCTTTTAGGTTCTAAAAGTTTAGTGGAAGATGTGTTCGCTGGAGAATTAAAGTTCTATGACTTGGGTGTAAATGAAACCGCTAAACTAACACTAGTACCTGCTAGTAATATAGATATTGGCTCTGGTATGGGTAAATCAATAACAATTGAGGTGCAGGGTGGACGTGCAGGTTTTATTGTGGATATGAGAAAGACAATAAATACTGATAATATTACTGAAGAGCAACTTAAACAATGGTTAACTCAAAGTGGTTCATTTACTAGTAAAGAAATAGAATCGATTAGCAATTAG
- a CDS encoding helix-turn-helix domain-containing protein, translating to MIQELEYDYRGALCMHAKSDLKNSLGLLSNIEEDNNWYTELPNLLGLSIFNFIPQESITLKEKMSTSNHYMMSFCIGERFEWSLADSLSKHLTIEHNETCIMTCGTERCISTYDEGLKYHGIGVFFNPSRIQIVADCLKCENAINSFKSLSNGLNRYTITPHIHAILSQIVNCNIYGRLRYLYLEAKLLELIAVYLDEIVCQRNDKLPDLSLSKDDLFALKHAKDVLDKTFVHPLTLAKLSKMVYLNEYKLKTGFKLRYGQTVYGYVREKRMELARILIEQRRFKVSDIAGMVGYANTSHFISAFSKKYGVTPGKFAREETSGRLSSTHIKI from the coding sequence ATGATACAGGAATTGGAATATGATTACAGGGGAGCTCTTTGTATGCATGCAAAAAGTGATTTAAAAAATTCATTAGGATTATTAAGTAATATTGAAGAAGATAACAATTGGTATACAGAGCTCCCAAACTTACTTGGTTTATCTATTTTCAACTTTATCCCCCAGGAATCAATTACTCTTAAAGAAAAAATGTCAACATCAAACCATTACATGATGTCCTTTTGCATAGGTGAAAGATTTGAATGGTCACTTGCAGATAGTCTTAGCAAACATTTAACAATTGAACATAATGAAACCTGTATCATGACCTGTGGTACAGAGCGATGCATTAGTACATATGATGAAGGCCTGAAATATCACGGAATTGGAGTTTTTTTTAATCCTTCTAGGATACAGATTGTTGCCGACTGCTTAAAATGCGAGAACGCCATCAACAGCTTTAAAAGCCTTTCAAACGGATTGAATAGATATACCATTACTCCTCATATTCATGCTATTCTTTCGCAGATTGTTAACTGTAATATATATGGTCGTTTAAGATATCTTTATCTTGAGGCAAAGCTACTCGAGCTTATTGCCGTGTATTTAGATGAAATAGTATGTCAACGTAACGATAAATTGCCTGACTTGTCGCTGTCAAAAGATGATTTGTTTGCTCTAAAACATGCTAAAGATGTACTGGATAAAACCTTTGTGCATCCCTTGACTCTTGCCAAACTATCTAAAATGGTATACCTTAATGAATATAAGTTGAAAACAGGATTTAAACTGCGATATGGGCAGACTGTTTATGGTTACGTTCGAGAAAAACGCATGGAACTGGCTCGAATATTGATTGAACAACGGCGTTTTAAGGTTAGCGATATTGCTGGAATGGTAGGCTATGCAAATACTAGCCATTTTATTTCCGCATTTAGCAAGAAATACGGCGTAACTCCAGGAAAATTTGCTAGAGAGGAAACATCCGGTCGTTTAAGCTCCACACACATTAAAATATAA
- a CDS encoding ABC transporter ATP-binding protein yields MTEKHNPLTGIIDFAGQKKNIMIGSVLLAVLSVLFGLVPYYAVSKLLIGILDSSNKSLQFILLWVGIAIIGFILKIVLYGRATLLSHKAAFEILKNIRSAIAGKLARTSMGYLQSKPSGEFKQLIVDEVEKLEYPLAHAIPEFTSNLLGPIIIAAYLFTVDWRIALLALSSIPVGFLIYMLMMVGRGTMYENFIEANAHMNATVVEYINGIEVIKSFNQTASSMKRYENAVTNFHDLTVKWYKHCWPYLSGYAVVMPSGIAAALPVGTLLLARGSLGLSAFLTGIILTLGLVGPIMKLVEFSDNLVTIMDTETKIHTMLSTEELPQPEKPVKLNSYDVVFQDVQFSYGKEQVLKGISFMARAGTITAVVGPSGSGKSTIARLLARFWDVEDGEVTLGGVNIKEMPVSQLMDCISYVSQENFLLDMSIEENIRIGKPTATKMEIESAAEKAGCAEFIGRFPEGYATRVGDAGDRLSGGERQRIAIARAILKNAPIVLLDEATAFTDPENENKIQTSIGNLVKGKTLIIIAHRLSTIMYADNILVVKDGKVKSQGTHEELLQSSQLYQNMWQEHIEAIEWSMKEEVQGYVESC; encoded by the coding sequence TTGACAGAAAAACATAACCCGCTTACGGGCATTATTGATTTTGCTGGTCAGAAAAAAAACATTATGATTGGGTCGGTGTTATTAGCTGTCTTAAGTGTACTGTTTGGGCTTGTGCCCTACTATGCAGTTTCAAAACTACTGATTGGCATTCTGGATAGTAGTAATAAGTCACTGCAATTTATTCTGCTATGGGTAGGGATAGCGATTATAGGGTTTATTCTCAAGATTGTTTTGTATGGGCGAGCTACTCTCTTGTCACACAAAGCTGCCTTCGAGATTTTAAAGAATATTCGCAGTGCTATCGCAGGTAAGTTGGCTCGGACCTCCATGGGATATCTACAAAGCAAGCCATCAGGGGAATTTAAACAACTTATTGTGGATGAGGTTGAGAAGTTAGAGTATCCTCTTGCCCATGCTATTCCCGAATTTACCAGTAACCTACTAGGACCAATTATTATTGCGGCTTATTTGTTTACTGTTGACTGGCGCATTGCGCTCCTTGCGCTTTCAAGTATTCCTGTGGGTTTTTTGATATACATGTTAATGATGGTTGGCCGAGGTACCATGTATGAGAATTTTATTGAGGCCAACGCCCATATGAACGCAACGGTAGTGGAGTACATCAATGGTATTGAGGTAATTAAATCTTTTAACCAGACAGCTTCCTCCATGAAACGTTATGAGAATGCCGTCACTAATTTCCATGACTTAACAGTTAAATGGTATAAACATTGCTGGCCGTATCTTAGTGGCTATGCCGTAGTTATGCCCTCTGGAATTGCCGCGGCACTGCCTGTGGGTACGTTACTGTTAGCTAGGGGTTCTTTAGGGCTTAGTGCATTTTTGACTGGTATTATTTTAACACTTGGATTGGTGGGCCCTATTATGAAACTGGTTGAGTTCTCAGATAATTTGGTGACTATCATGGACACTGAAACTAAAATTCATACTATGCTTAGTACAGAAGAACTCCCCCAACCTGAAAAGCCTGTAAAGCTTAATAGTTATGATGTTGTATTTCAAGATGTTCAATTTTCATATGGAAAGGAGCAAGTCTTAAAGGGCATATCCTTTATGGCAAGAGCTGGAACTATAACAGCCGTTGTTGGGCCGTCTGGCTCTGGAAAGTCTACGATTGCTCGATTACTGGCTCGCTTTTGGGATGTTGAGGATGGAGAAGTTACGCTAGGAGGTGTCAATATCAAGGAGATGCCCGTTTCCCAGCTTATGGACTGCATCAGCTATGTGTCACAGGAAAACTTTTTACTAGATATGAGTATTGAGGAGAATATTCGTATTGGCAAACCTACCGCAACTAAGATGGAAATTGAGTCAGCTGCTGAAAAGGCTGGCTGTGCTGAATTTATTGGTCGTTTTCCCGAAGGTTATGCTACCCGTGTAGGAGACGCAGGCGACCGATTATCTGGAGGTGAACGTCAGCGAATAGCGATAGCAAGAGCAATTTTGAAGAACGCACCTATTGTATTACTGGATGAGGCTACAGCCTTTACTGATCCAGAAAATGAGAATAAAATCCAGACCTCCATTGGTAATCTTGTAAAGGGTAAAACTCTAATTATAATTGCTCACCGGCTTTCAACGATCATGTATGCGGACAACATTTTGGTTGTAAAAGATGGGAAAGTCAAATCACAAGGTACTCATGAAGAACTGCTGCAATCATCGCAGTTATATCAAAACATGTGGCAGGAACACATTGAAGCAATAGAATGGAGTATGAAGGAGGAGGTGCAAGGGTATGTGGAAAGTTGTTAA
- a CDS encoding ABC transporter ATP-binding protein yields the protein MWKVVKKVLDLSEKLAVRIRWGFFFSFVDAIFEVAPFAAIIYVFLQIQNKKILTSSDSWICAGILIVGIIGRILFKYLVYRYQSATGYAVIAKQRIIIGDRLRRVPMGFFNKNSLGEITTTVTTDLNFLEMYAMHILDKVVNGFISVLVMSIFLFLFDWRMGIVFLIGLFASMFVYRAMQKQMIAASMKQKQAQAEVVAATLEYVQGISVIKSFNLTGEQARRAEKAFTKHSEASYYIEKTFIPLFSLYSICFKIACGVILVLAPMLAISGEMTLVKMLTAVIATFTLYTPIEIMGSLTSMVRLMEASLNRVERVKNVPLIDEGVKTEPLSCYDIAFENVFFSYDGKENVIKDLSFIAPENSMTAIVGASGCGKTTVTRLIARFWDVQCGSVKVGGVDVKDMSCDGLLQNISMVFQNVYLFNDTIENNIKFGRPNASHEQVVEVSKKARCHDFIMELPNKYNTMLGENGANLSGGERQRISIARAILKDAPIILLDEATASVDPENENYIQRAINELVKNKTLVVIAHRLSTVRNADQIIVMDEGRLTESGTHEELLSRPGIYNNFWQIRQDARNWKINQK from the coding sequence ATGTGGAAAGTTGTTAAAAAAGTATTGGATTTGTCTGAAAAATTGGCAGTCCGAATTCGCTGGGGTTTCTTCTTTAGTTTTGTAGACGCAATTTTTGAAGTGGCACCCTTTGCTGCAATTATCTACGTGTTTCTTCAAATCCAAAACAAAAAAATTCTAACCTCTTCTGATTCATGGATTTGTGCAGGGATATTGATTGTAGGAATCATTGGTCGGATCCTGTTTAAGTATTTGGTTTACAGGTATCAAAGTGCCACAGGCTACGCGGTGATTGCAAAACAGCGTATTATCATTGGCGACCGTTTGCGTCGGGTTCCAATGGGATTTTTTAATAAAAATAGCCTTGGTGAAATAACCACTACTGTAACAACAGATTTAAATTTTCTAGAAATGTACGCAATGCATATACTTGATAAGGTAGTAAATGGCTTTATTAGTGTGCTGGTTATGAGCATATTTCTGTTTCTATTTGACTGGCGAATGGGCATCGTTTTTTTGATTGGACTGTTTGCCTCCATGTTTGTGTATCGGGCAATGCAAAAACAAATGATTGCGGCTTCCATGAAGCAAAAGCAAGCGCAGGCTGAGGTAGTTGCCGCTACTTTAGAATATGTGCAAGGCATATCGGTTATTAAGTCTTTTAACCTTACCGGAGAGCAGGCACGTCGAGCGGAGAAAGCCTTCACAAAACACAGTGAAGCATCATATTACATTGAAAAAACTTTCATTCCTCTGTTTAGCCTATATAGCATTTGTTTTAAAATTGCCTGTGGTGTAATTCTGGTACTGGCTCCTATGTTGGCTATTAGCGGTGAAATGACATTGGTTAAAATGCTAACTGCTGTAATTGCAACTTTTACACTATACACACCTATTGAGATTATGGGTAGTTTAACATCAATGGTGCGTTTAATGGAAGCATCGTTGAACCGCGTGGAGCGTGTTAAAAATGTGCCTTTAATTGATGAGGGGGTTAAAACAGAACCGCTTTCTTGTTATGATATTGCTTTTGAAAATGTATTCTTTTCTTATGATGGTAAAGAGAATGTTATCAAAGACTTAAGCTTTATTGCTCCAGAGAATAGCATGACTGCAATTGTTGGTGCATCTGGTTGTGGAAAAACTACAGTGACCAGGCTAATAGCCCGATTCTGGGATGTACAGTGTGGTAGCGTTAAAGTTGGTGGTGTAGATGTAAAGGATATGAGCTGTGATGGACTTTTACAGAATATTAGTATGGTCTTTCAGAATGTCTATCTTTTTAATGATACCATCGAAAATAATATTAAGTTTGGTAGACCTAACGCCTCTCATGAGCAGGTAGTAGAGGTATCAAAAAAGGCTAGATGCCATGATTTTATAATGGAACTTCCTAACAAATATAACACCATGTTGGGTGAGAATGGTGCAAATCTCTCAGGTGGAGAACGTCAGCGTATTTCTATTGCTCGGGCAATTTTAAAGGATGCACCTATCATTTTGCTTGATGAGGCGACAGCCAGTGTTGATCCAGAAAACGAAAATTATATTCAAAGAGCCATCAATGAGTTGGTAAAAAATAAAACACTGGTAGTTATAGCCCACCGCTTATCAACAGTACGCAACGCTGATCAGATTATTGTAATGGACGAGGGGCGATTGACTGAAAGTGGAACCCATGAGGAATTGCTTTCTAGGCCGGGAATATACAATAACTTCTGGCAGATAAGGCAAGATGCAAGAAACTGGAAAATTAATCAAAAATAA
- a CDS encoding AraC family transcriptional regulator: MNLNKELLIPSLNKFNFYEIITIFPEIGLILKLIKLYSSETADIYYESKITEAVSLIVDKIKELDVYHRDMYQKEVSEHDIEKLRIVVSYINNHYSDNNRLEQLARIACMGISKLKYTFQKVYYCNITQYIQRQRIYKAEQMLMNTNLAIKEIAQNVGYAHAGRFSVLFKRYMGLSPRDYRKLLYHKN; encoded by the coding sequence ATGAACTTAAATAAAGAATTGTTGATACCATCGTTGAATAAGTTTAACTTTTACGAGATAATTACTATTTTCCCTGAAATAGGGTTGATACTCAAGCTAATAAAACTATATAGTAGTGAAACAGCAGATATCTATTATGAAAGCAAGATTACTGAAGCAGTATCTCTAATTGTAGATAAAATAAAGGAACTGGATGTTTATCATCGAGATATGTACCAAAAAGAGGTATCTGAGCACGATATTGAAAAGCTGCGTATTGTTGTGTCATATATAAATAATCATTACTCAGATAATAACCGACTGGAACAGTTAGCTCGTATCGCCTGTATGGGTATTTCCAAATTAAAATATACATTTCAAAAAGTTTATTACTGCAATATCACCCAATATATCCAACGTCAACGCATTTATAAAGCAGAACAAATGTTAATGAATACTAATTTAGCAATAAAAGAGATTGCCCAAAATGTCGGTTATGCCCATGCGGGACGTTTTTCAGTACTTTTTAAACGGTATATGGGGCTTTCACCTCGAGATTATCGAAAACTGCTTTATCACAAAAATTAA
- a CDS encoding L-2-amino-thiazoline-4-carboxylic acid hydrolase gives MLKYMENYINKSFDNKNAESIISKANYELYDLKKNCIEISKNRIKYLTTSIYPAISLYYALQKHMSKEEAFAHMEIMISDNTKKTARKIYEFMGRLPFFFSLFRKMFTAGLKGDSWNVEWVANSKTKFEYNIKKCLWHDTFKQYNCPELCALFCKNDEISFTDVSTKMRFERKGALGYGDDMCDFHFYRIYKNKKLK, from the coding sequence ATGTTAAAATACATGGAAAACTATATTAACAAGAGTTTTGATAATAAAAATGCTGAATCTATTATTAGTAAAGCAAACTACGAGTTATATGATTTAAAGAAAAATTGTATAGAAATAAGTAAAAACCGTATAAAATACCTTACAACATCTATTTATCCAGCTATCTCTCTTTATTACGCACTTCAAAAACATATGAGTAAAGAAGAGGCTTTTGCTCATATGGAGATAATGATTTCGGACAACACTAAAAAAACTGCCAGAAAAATCTATGAGTTTATGGGAAGACTTCCATTTTTCTTTTCTCTATTTAGAAAAATGTTTACTGCGGGTTTAAAAGGAGATAGTTGGAATGTTGAATGGGTAGCAAATAGCAAAACAAAATTTGAGTACAATATAAAAAAATGTCTTTGGCATGATACTTTTAAGCAATATAATTGCCCTGAACTGTGTGCTTTATTTTGTAAAAATGATGAAATAAGTTTTACTGATGTTAGTACTAAAATGCGTTTTGAAAGAAAAGGTGCTCTTGGCTACGGCGATGATATGTGTGATTTTCATTTTTATAGAATATATAAGAATAAGAAATTAAAGTAG